Proteins encoded together in one Planctomycetia bacterium window:
- a CDS encoding mechanosensitive ion channel: MSHRIMSRVFRSAASVYLLMVSGVGIVAAQSTPAPTTQPTVDVSAAQIEAALQAAEQDPESNGDVKKSIVELYRQALDELRQADQWRAKGAEFDAQRGQAPAETEKLKALESEAPDDAPPEKPNSENLDELKQRLALLEAELKTSREGQVDLEGQQRRRTTRFDEVRTLDEAARKRLEELYRQLGAAPATGGERNEAAEKAQRVLLLTRRANILAERASYAQELPSYEATRELLRMRLDIAIRTTNALDKQTAVWKEAVGRRMEVVAEEQARDARWKLITTRRELLPWAEENERLTQQRSAADGPAAKLKVVQRNVKETKQRLARLKSEFSHMRQVADLTGDLGQLLVKQRRQLPDVRVLGDSVRDRQQEIASTKLQLVDLEAQRSELADIDAQTLAVFAPLEEKLDDEERRKLEPAIRELLTARRGYLDALIADYNAYFNAMVLEQDKTERELMQTVRLYQTYIDERILWVASYPPQTGLTSADFTAATSQLVSPSNWLDVGSRLIADARAAPLVWFVALVTAVAFVLCLHRSRSRIAKLGTDAEQDVTVGIRPTIQALALTIVVASPAPAVLWFLGSRLSAQSNADGFVRALATAMFVTAPVWATIALVRQSLRRNGLAVAHLNMPSEIADRTRRLMWRLASIGIPATAIAAAMESFEVVAWQASLGRAAFVVGMACLLRAAQFALHPTKGILARLSDEDVDDFRHRLRRLWFIGGCLPPAVLIGLSLAGYHYAALQLAYRLQSTLWLVLGCVLVRGLLLRWLYVARRKLARQQMAQTSPTQLETTTDAARFAKLGTSIAASISTTSGIVAPPRRAVAGLSLKTIDIQSRRILNSFGALVLLMGTWWIWTDMLPALQFLDRWQLYSYAVTQAESVARTDGAAQVVEVVRLQWVTAADVTWAAIILFMTIVAGRNLPGLLEISCLRWLPIDQGVRYAVTTAARYVIHIAGVVAMCNAVGVQWSSVQWLAAAMTVGLGFGLQEIFANFISGLIILCERPIRVGDTVTIGDVTGTVNRIRGRATTIVDWDRKELIVPNKEFITGKLVNWTLTDDVLRTVIRIGVGHGSDVRLVGELLLQAARENTLVLADPSPSVAFTQVGEGRLEFELRVFSSGLEALTPLRHQLNTTILRTFDEAGLEIASGPKEMVLRTTQSLLAGLEDRTSFPLTEKKVA, encoded by the coding sequence ATGTCGCATCGAATCATGTCGCGGGTTTTCCGTTCGGCGGCGTCCGTCTACTTGCTGATGGTGAGCGGCGTTGGCATCGTCGCGGCACAATCGACGCCGGCTCCAACGACGCAGCCGACGGTCGATGTCTCGGCCGCGCAAATCGAAGCGGCGCTGCAGGCCGCCGAGCAAGATCCCGAATCGAACGGCGATGTGAAGAAAAGCATCGTCGAACTTTATCGGCAAGCACTCGACGAACTGCGCCAAGCGGATCAGTGGCGCGCGAAAGGAGCCGAGTTCGATGCTCAGCGCGGGCAAGCTCCCGCGGAAACAGAGAAGCTCAAGGCACTCGAAAGCGAAGCACCCGACGACGCGCCTCCGGAGAAGCCGAACTCCGAGAACCTCGATGAATTGAAACAACGGCTGGCGCTACTCGAAGCCGAACTGAAAACGTCGCGCGAAGGTCAAGTCGACTTGGAAGGTCAGCAGCGCCGTCGGACGACGCGCTTCGATGAAGTACGCACCCTCGACGAAGCCGCTCGTAAGCGGTTGGAAGAACTCTACCGGCAACTCGGCGCAGCGCCGGCAACCGGCGGCGAACGGAACGAGGCGGCGGAAAAAGCGCAGCGGGTCCTGCTCCTGACGCGTCGCGCGAACATCCTTGCCGAGCGAGCTTCTTATGCACAAGAGTTGCCGAGCTACGAAGCGACGCGAGAGTTGTTGCGTATGCGGTTAGACATCGCGATACGCACCACGAATGCTTTGGACAAACAAACGGCCGTGTGGAAGGAAGCGGTCGGGCGGCGGATGGAAGTCGTCGCGGAAGAGCAGGCCCGCGATGCGCGTTGGAAACTCATCACGACACGCCGCGAGTTGCTCCCTTGGGCGGAAGAAAACGAACGCTTGACGCAGCAGCGGAGCGCCGCCGACGGACCGGCCGCGAAATTGAAAGTCGTGCAGCGCAACGTCAAGGAAACGAAGCAACGGCTGGCGCGGCTCAAAAGCGAATTCTCCCACATGAGGCAAGTCGCCGATCTCACGGGTGATCTCGGGCAGTTGCTCGTGAAGCAACGCCGGCAGCTTCCCGATGTGCGCGTGCTCGGCGATTCCGTTCGTGATCGGCAGCAGGAAATCGCGAGCACGAAACTGCAACTCGTCGATCTCGAAGCACAGCGCTCGGAGCTTGCCGATATCGATGCGCAAACCCTTGCGGTGTTCGCTCCGTTGGAGGAAAAGCTCGACGATGAAGAGCGAAGAAAATTAGAGCCCGCTATTCGAGAATTGCTCACGGCGCGGCGCGGCTATCTCGATGCGTTGATCGCCGATTACAACGCCTACTTCAACGCGATGGTGCTGGAGCAAGATAAGACCGAACGCGAGCTGATGCAGACGGTGCGGCTCTATCAGACCTATATCGACGAACGAATTCTCTGGGTCGCGAGTTATCCGCCCCAAACAGGGCTCACGTCCGCCGACTTTACCGCTGCGACAAGTCAATTGGTGAGCCCGAGTAATTGGCTCGACGTCGGCTCGCGGCTCATCGCCGACGCTCGAGCGGCGCCGCTGGTCTGGTTCGTTGCGCTTGTCACGGCCGTGGCGTTCGTGCTGTGCCTGCATCGAAGTCGGTCCCGAATCGCGAAATTGGGGACCGACGCGGAGCAAGACGTCACGGTCGGCATTCGTCCGACGATTCAGGCTCTCGCTCTAACGATCGTCGTCGCCTCCCCTGCCCCGGCCGTGTTGTGGTTTCTCGGTTCGCGCCTGTCGGCGCAATCGAATGCCGATGGCTTCGTTCGCGCCTTGGCAACGGCCATGTTCGTGACGGCCCCGGTGTGGGCGACGATCGCCCTCGTACGGCAGTCGCTCCGCCGCAACGGTCTTGCCGTCGCGCATCTGAACATGCCGAGCGAGATCGCCGATCGAACGCGTCGACTGATGTGGCGTCTCGCCTCGATCGGCATTCCTGCTACGGCGATCGCGGCGGCGATGGAGTCTTTCGAAGTCGTCGCTTGGCAAGCTTCGCTCGGGCGGGCGGCGTTCGTCGTCGGCATGGCTTGCCTGTTGCGCGCCGCTCAATTTGCATTGCATCCGACCAAAGGAATTCTCGCTCGGCTTTCCGACGAAGATGTCGACGATTTCCGTCATCGTCTTCGGCGGTTGTGGTTCATCGGCGGTTGCCTGCCGCCGGCGGTTCTCATCGGGCTCTCGCTCGCGGGCTACCATTACGCTGCGTTGCAACTCGCTTATCGACTGCAAAGCACGCTGTGGTTGGTCCTCGGTTGCGTTCTGGTGCGCGGCTTGCTCCTCCGTTGGCTCTATGTCGCTCGCCGGAAATTGGCGCGGCAACAGATGGCGCAAACCTCGCCGACGCAACTCGAAACGACGACGGACGCCGCACGCTTCGCAAAACTAGGAACTAGTATTGCAGCGTCGATATCCACGACGAGCGGCATCGTTGCCCCACCGCGCCGTGCCGTGGCAGGGCTCAGTTTGAAAACGATCGATATCCAGAGTCGGCGAATTCTGAATAGTTTCGGGGCTTTGGTGCTCCTGATGGGCACCTGGTGGATCTGGACCGACATGCTTCCCGCCCTGCAATTCCTCGACCGGTGGCAGCTGTATTCTTATGCCGTCACGCAAGCCGAGTCGGTCGCGCGAACCGATGGTGCGGCGCAAGTCGTCGAGGTCGTCCGATTGCAATGGGTGACGGCTGCCGATGTCACCTGGGCCGCGATCATTCTCTTCATGACGATCGTCGCGGGTCGGAACCTGCCGGGCCTATTGGAAATCTCTTGCTTACGCTGGCTGCCGATCGATCAAGGAGTTCGCTACGCCGTGACGACGGCCGCACGTTACGTCATTCACATCGCAGGAGTCGTGGCGATGTGCAATGCGGTCGGCGTGCAATGGTCGAGCGTGCAATGGCTCGCCGCCGCGATGACCGTCGGGCTGGGTTTCGGCTTGCAGGAGATCTTCGCCAACTTCATCTCCGGACTCATCATTCTTTGCGAGCGCCCGATTCGCGTCGGCGATACCGTCACGATCGGCGACGTTACCGGCACGGTGAATCGAATCCGCGGCCGTGCGACCACGATCGTCGATTGGGATCGCAAGGAATTGATCGTTCCGAATAAGGAATTCATTACGGGAAAACTCGTCAACTGGACCCTCACCGACGATGTGCTACGAACCGTGATTCGCATCGGCGTCGGGCACGGTTCCGACGTTCGGTTGGTCGGAGAACTGTTGTTGCAGGCGGCCCGCGAGAATACTTTGGTGCTCGCCGATCCCTCGCCGAGCGTGGCGTTTACGCAGGTCGGCGAAGGACGTTTGGAGTTCGAGTTGCGCGTCTTTAGTTCCGGTTTGGAAGCGCTCACGCCGCTACGCCATCAACTCAACACGACGATTCTTCGCACGTTCGACGAAGCCGGCCTGGAGATCGCCTCCGGGCCGAAGGAAATGGTGCTTCGCACGACGCAGTCGTTGCTGGCCGGTTTGGAGGATCGAACGTCATTTCCTCTGACCGAGAAGAAGGTCGCCTAA
- a CDS encoding tetratricopeptide repeat protein, whose translation MSVSGAAAPKQETTSSPDACLSSRSESFARRFGWVVLILAPLMAYGNSFHVPFVFDGFNYIVEQAWIGDIWSGEKSKVERFFIEARTRPLVYLSFALDFKTSQFVTKTFGIEPTSGHYLPVWHATGIAIHIIAGLALYGVARRGFAAACLGGRFANSSERVALVVALLWVVHPLNTQSITYLYQRHESLMGMFYLLTLYAFTRFADGSRLRWGWAIASVFACLCGMGAKEVMITAPFVVLWYDRTFVASAWGELLRNRGLYHLATFVTLGLLFFLMAFTWKDYPNAGILDTSRVTPQEYALTQLGVVRRYMQLAVLPVDLNIDYAWRMPVTWPASDRFPYIAPRPTKFEWERIVFPAIVVGGFGFLTLIALFRCPPLGFLAGSFFLILAPTSSIAPIIDLCFEHRMYLPLAPIVALIVVVGNAGLNALGGKFGLRETTGLIFKSVVVALLATALIGLTLRRNYDYRSQVALWEDATHKAPGNERAKYNFGVYLQIEGTPESMDRAIEQYYLTLKMEPNYTSAHFNLANIFLYRSKWADAERHYLEVLRIEPTHSEARYSLADTYYRQLRLDEARYYLDRLLIDEPTNANASALSAKVIELINRPVPTSTPTGSRPPPHPAP comes from the coding sequence ATGAGCGTGAGCGGCGCCGCGGCGCCTAAGCAAGAGACGACGTCGTCACCGGACGCTTGCTTGTCGTCGCGCAGCGAGAGCTTTGCGCGGCGCTTCGGCTGGGTCGTGCTGATCCTCGCGCCTCTGATGGCGTACGGCAATTCGTTTCATGTTCCCTTCGTGTTCGATGGGTTCAACTACATCGTCGAGCAGGCGTGGATCGGAGATATCTGGAGCGGTGAGAAGTCGAAGGTCGAGCGATTTTTCATCGAGGCACGAACGCGACCGCTCGTTTACCTGTCGTTCGCTCTCGACTTTAAGACGTCGCAATTCGTGACGAAAACGTTCGGTATCGAGCCGACGTCGGGGCACTACTTGCCCGTGTGGCATGCTACGGGCATCGCGATTCATATCATCGCGGGTCTTGCGCTGTACGGCGTTGCGCGCCGCGGGTTCGCCGCCGCTTGTCTCGGAGGACGTTTTGCGAATTCGTCCGAGCGTGTCGCGTTGGTCGTGGCGCTCCTTTGGGTCGTTCATCCGTTGAACACGCAGAGCATTACTTATCTCTATCAGCGGCATGAATCGCTGATGGGGATGTTCTATTTGCTGACGCTCTACGCATTCACTCGCTTCGCCGACGGGAGCCGCTTACGGTGGGGCTGGGCGATTGCGTCGGTGTTCGCGTGTCTGTGCGGAATGGGCGCGAAAGAAGTGATGATCACTGCTCCGTTCGTCGTGCTCTGGTATGACCGGACGTTCGTCGCTTCCGCCTGGGGCGAGCTCCTGCGAAACCGCGGGCTTTATCATTTGGCGACTTTCGTTACGCTCGGGCTGTTGTTCTTCTTGATGGCCTTCACCTGGAAAGATTACCCCAATGCGGGAATTCTCGACACTTCGCGCGTGACGCCCCAGGAGTACGCGCTAACGCAATTGGGAGTCGTACGGCGCTACATGCAGCTTGCCGTCTTGCCGGTGGATCTGAACATCGACTACGCTTGGCGCATGCCGGTGACCTGGCCGGCGTCGGACCGGTTTCCGTATATCGCTCCGCGGCCGACCAAGTTCGAGTGGGAAAGAATCGTTTTTCCTGCGATCGTCGTCGGCGGATTCGGATTCTTGACGCTGATCGCGCTTTTTCGTTGTCCACCGCTCGGCTTCCTCGCCGGTTCTTTCTTCTTGATCTTAGCGCCTACGTCGAGCATCGCGCCGATCATCGATCTTTGCTTCGAACATCGAATGTACTTGCCGCTCGCGCCGATCGTTGCCTTGATCGTCGTCGTCGGAAATGCAGGCCTCAACGCGCTTGGCGGAAAGTTCGGCTTACGCGAGACGACCGGCTTGATCTTTAAGAGCGTCGTCGTCGCGCTTCTCGCGACGGCTTTGATTGGGTTGACGCTGCGCCGCAACTACGACTATCGGAGTCAGGTCGCGTTGTGGGAAGACGCGACACACAAGGCTCCCGGCAACGAGCGTGCGAAGTACAACTTCGGCGTGTACTTGCAAATCGAAGGTACGCCGGAGTCGATGGATCGAGCGATCGAGCAGTATTACTTAACATTGAAGATGGAACCGAACTACACCAGTGCCCATTTTAATCTTGCTAATATCTTTCTCTATCGCAGCAAGTGGGCCGATGCCGAGCGCCATTATTTGGAAGTTCTGCGGATCGAGCCTACCCATTCGGAGGCGCGATACTCGTTAGCGGACACCTACTATCGACAGCTGCGCTTAGACGAGGCACGCTATTATCTGGATCGACTCTTGATCGATGAACCGACCAACGCCAACGCGAGCGCGTTGTCGGCAAAGGTCATCGAACTGATCAATCGACCGGTTCCGACATCGACCCCTACCGGATCGCGTCCGCCGCCGCACCCGGCTCCCTGA
- a CDS encoding A24 family peptidase yields the protein MNLFLGFLSLPLGVRLSLAALVGMLLAAVVNWATYSLAYEPRFHSPWSRRHPRDTAFGPSDRLPIYGWWRLRRMAPTLGRGFWIRPLLIEIGCAIGIPCWYWWETVQGGLLSPPAQPPAIAADVALSFILHVQFFVHLVLGMFMLAASLIDADERNIPDAVTVPGTLLGLALLTLLPWGLLPHLFDLRTGRVLPLDAAAPEIWPQAVFGGGRTIGLIVGLACFWLWCWGLIFGGRLPPLKWNILRVRRTARVTMARIRLDPSIPWVVGTGIVGSALIGLVWNYEALRWGSLLTALIGLAGGAAIVWIVRILGGWAFQKEAMGFGDVTLMAMIGAYLGWQPALIVFFAAPIAALILCLPSWFFGTREMLPYGPYLCSAAMAVILAWSPVWEWASDRFMMAWLVPGVLVVGFLLLGCSLALLRALRSFGSR from the coding sequence GTGAATTTGTTTCTCGGCTTTCTGTCGTTGCCGCTCGGCGTCCGATTGTCGCTCGCGGCCCTGGTCGGCATGTTGCTGGCTGCCGTCGTCAATTGGGCGACCTATTCGTTGGCCTACGAGCCCCGATTCCATAGCCCTTGGTCGCGCCGGCATCCGCGCGATACGGCGTTCGGGCCCTCGGATCGGCTGCCGATCTACGGCTGGTGGCGATTGCGGCGCATGGCGCCGACGCTGGGGCGAGGATTTTGGATTCGTCCCCTCTTGATCGAGATCGGCTGCGCGATCGGCATTCCTTGTTGGTATTGGTGGGAGACGGTGCAAGGAGGTTTGTTATCTCCGCCTGCCCAGCCGCCGGCGATCGCCGCGGACGTTGCTTTGAGTTTTATTTTGCACGTGCAATTCTTCGTGCATCTGGTGCTCGGCATGTTCATGCTCGCGGCTTCGCTGATCGACGCCGATGAACGCAACATTCCGGATGCGGTTACGGTACCAGGCACGCTGCTGGGGCTCGCGTTGTTGACGTTGCTTCCTTGGGGGCTGCTGCCGCACTTATTCGATCTGCGAACCGGACGCGTACTGCCGCTCGATGCCGCAGCTCCCGAGATTTGGCCTCAGGCGGTCTTCGGCGGCGGACGGACGATCGGGCTCATCGTCGGACTGGCGTGCTTTTGGCTCTGGTGTTGGGGCTTGATCTTCGGCGGACGCTTGCCGCCGCTCAAGTGGAACATCCTCCGAGTGCGTCGCACGGCGCGAGTGACGATGGCGCGCATCCGTCTCGATCCATCGATACCTTGGGTCGTCGGTACGGGCATCGTCGGCTCGGCGCTGATCGGCCTGGTTTGGAACTACGAAGCGCTTCGTTGGGGCTCGCTGTTGACTGCGCTGATCGGCTTAGCCGGCGGAGCGGCGATCGTCTGGATCGTGCGCATTCTCGGTGGATGGGCCTTTCAAAAGGAAGCGATGGGCTTCGGCGACGTCACGCTCATGGCGATGATCGGCGCGTATCTCGGTTGGCAGCCGGCCTTGATCGTGTTCTTCGCCGCTCCGATCGCCGCGCTCATCCTTTGTCTCCCGTCTTGGTTCTTCGGGACGCGCGAAATGCTCCCGTACGGCCCTTACCTCTGCTCCGCCGCAATGGCCGTAATCTTGGCTTGGAGCCCGGTGTGGGAATGGGCGTCGGACCGGTTCATGATGGCGTGGCTCGTGCCTGGGGTGCTCGTCGTCGGGTTTCTTCTCTTGGGTTGTAGTCTGGCATTATTGCGGGCGTTGCGCTCGTTCGGCAGCCGGTAG
- a CDS encoding shikimate kinase, with amino-acid sequence MNLLLIGYRGTGKTTVARHIAERLGWSWLDADVELERRAGKTIAAMFAEDGEEAFRNLESEVLADVLEREQTIVALGGGVVVRERNRDLIRGRPGVVWLQAGPETLHARIEADAVTLGRRPNLTLHGGLPEIAMLLAKREPWYRECAALIVDTDAAPPEVAAEEIIARLGLRPVREPS; translated from the coding sequence ATGAATTTGCTGCTCATCGGATATCGAGGGACCGGAAAGACGACCGTCGCGCGGCATATCGCCGAGCGGCTCGGTTGGAGCTGGCTCGATGCCGATGTCGAGTTGGAGCGCCGCGCGGGGAAGACGATCGCCGCGATGTTCGCCGAAGACGGCGAAGAAGCGTTTCGGAACTTGGAATCGGAAGTCCTGGCCGATGTGCTGGAGCGGGAGCAGACCATCGTCGCACTCGGTGGCGGAGTCGTGGTACGCGAGCGGAATCGCGATCTGATCCGCGGACGCCCCGGCGTCGTGTGGCTGCAGGCAGGTCCGGAGACGTTGCATGCGCGGATCGAAGCCGATGCCGTGACCCTCGGGCGCCGGCCGAACCTCACGCTTCACGGCGGCTTGCCTGAGATCGCGATGTTGCTCGCGAAGCGCGAGCCTTGGTATCGCGAATGTGCGGCGCTCATCGTCGATACGGACGCCGCTCCTCCGGAAGTCGCCGCGGAAGAAATCATCGCTCGGTTGGGTCTTCGGCCCGTAAGGGAGCCGTCGTGA
- the aroE gene encoding shikimate dehydrogenase, producing the protein MSLICVTLACDDPATLRARHAALVHEGCGLVEYRLDFLSQPFDVAHIVAGRPGPIIVTVRRPEDGGRWTAAEETRRDILRAAVAAGAEYVDFEPDAAQAIPRSGTTRRIVSMHDFKTMPSDLAAIHAKLAACDADVVKLAVMAERATDVFRVLRLMRDVNANSKAATVGLCMGELGLPSRVMGARYGAPFSYSAPSAVEAVAPGQIGFLQMRDLYRYESITADTPFYGVIGDPIGHSRSPAIHNAALADADLDGCYVPFRVPPADLAAFLAEAPEFGVRGISVTIPHKEAALRRATKLDPATEAIGAVNTLVFEPEGETLGYNTDEPGAMESLEAAAGAEGSLAGKRALVLGAGGAAKGIVYGLLRRGVVTTVTNRNPERAEELAKSLGCRTVDWDARSEVEYDILVNCTPLGMYPKIDDTPLAKDYLRPGAIVFDTVYNPAETRLLREAKERGSKIVVGTEMFLRQAAWQFRYFTGTHAPLEVMRAALKD; encoded by the coding sequence ATGTCGCTGATTTGCGTCACTTTGGCTTGCGACGATCCCGCGACCTTGCGGGCTCGCCATGCCGCGCTCGTTCACGAAGGCTGCGGGCTGGTCGAATACCGGCTCGATTTTCTGTCGCAACCGTTCGATGTCGCTCACATCGTCGCAGGCCGGCCCGGCCCGATCATCGTCACGGTTCGCCGGCCCGAGGATGGTGGACGCTGGACGGCTGCGGAAGAAACGCGGCGCGATATCTTGCGCGCAGCAGTCGCGGCCGGTGCCGAGTATGTCGACTTCGAGCCCGACGCCGCCCAGGCGATTCCGCGCTCGGGCACGACCCGCCGCATCGTGAGCATGCACGATTTCAAAACGATGCCGAGCGACCTCGCGGCGATCCATGCCAAGCTCGCCGCGTGCGATGCCGATGTCGTCAAACTCGCCGTGATGGCCGAGCGGGCGACCGACGTGTTTCGTGTGTTGCGCTTGATGCGCGACGTGAATGCGAACTCAAAGGCCGCTACCGTCGGGCTTTGCATGGGAGAACTCGGCCTGCCGTCGCGCGTGATGGGCGCAAGGTATGGCGCGCCGTTTTCTTATTCTGCGCCGTCGGCAGTGGAAGCGGTCGCACCGGGGCAGATCGGCTTCCTGCAAATGCGCGATCTCTATCGGTACGAATCGATCACGGCCGACACCCCGTTCTACGGCGTGATCGGCGACCCGATCGGCCATAGTCGTAGTCCGGCGATTCATAACGCAGCGTTGGCGGATGCCGACTTAGATGGCTGTTACGTGCCGTTTCGTGTTCCTCCGGCGGACCTCGCAGCGTTTCTCGCCGAAGCTCCGGAGTTCGGCGTGCGCGGCATCAGTGTGACGATTCCTCATAAGGAAGCAGCGCTTCGCCGCGCGACGAAGCTCGATCCGGCGACGGAAGCGATCGGCGCGGTGAACACGCTCGTGTTTGAGCCCGAGGGGGAAACGTTGGGCTATAACACCGACGAGCCGGGAGCGATGGAAAGCCTGGAAGCGGCAGCCGGCGCGGAGGGTTCGTTGGCCGGTAAGCGGGCGTTGGTTCTCGGTGCCGGAGGGGCTGCGAAAGGAATCGTGTACGGATTGTTGCGGCGCGGCGTCGTGACGACGGTGACCAATCGCAATCCCGAGCGTGCGGAAGAATTAGCGAAATCGCTCGGCTGCCGCACTGTCGACTGGGACGCACGGAGCGAAGTCGAGTACGACATCCTCGTGAACTGCACGCCGCTCGGGATGTATCCGAAGATCGACGATACGCCGCTCGCGAAAGATTATTTGCGGCCCGGCGCGATCGTGTTCGACACCGTCTATAATCCGGCCGAAACGCGACTTTTACGAGAGGCGAAAGAGCGCGGCTCGAAGATCGTCGTCGGAACCGAAATGTTTCTTCGACAAGCCGCGTGGCAGTTTCGCTACTTCACCGGAACGCACGCGCCGCTCGAAGTCATGCGCGCCGCTCTCAAAGATTAA